The genomic window TTTTTTAAGAAATTGCCTGCGAATCATTTTTAGCGAAAAGCTAACCGACAGTGTTGCAGTAATAATAAAGATAGGAATGATAATTAAATTTTGCGGCAGAACGGAAACAAATGAAAGGATGAAACCGTCCCATCCCATTTGATTTACGAGAAAGCCGACAGTAAACCCAATAACCAATCCTTTTATAAATAATAAAATTAAGATAACCGGCAGACCGATAATGGATATGCCAAGCACCCAGATTAACCCGATAAATTTACTGTTATGAAAAAAGCTTTGAAAAAATAAATCATTTGCTTCCGCCACCTTGCCATCGGAAACTTGGTCAAAAAACTGTGACAAATAATAAAATAAATCTTCTTTTTGACTGAAACTTAAGCTATTGACAACGATTGCACCAAAAATGACCCCCATCAAGAACAAAACTATGATAAATAAATAAATTGAGGAATGCTCGCGAAAATGGATGGCTGCAGCGTTCTGGTACATTTTTTTCTTCATTGCCCTTCCTCCTATTAATCGGTTATTAAATTCATATGCTTGTCTAGCAAATGTATAACCTAAACTATGAGGAAATTTTGGGCATCTTTCTTCAACGGGGGTCTGGCCCTCAGTACTTTAAAGCGTTAAAAATCGGCCTTCAATGTTAGAAGCCGGTTTTTGAGCTATTCGGA from Bacillus methanolicus includes these protein-coding regions:
- the spoIIM gene encoding stage II sporulation protein M, with protein sequence MKKKMYQNAAAIHFREHSSIYLFIIVLFLMGVIFGAIVVNSLSFSQKEDLFYYLSQFFDQVSDGKVAEANDLFFQSFFHNSKFIGLIWVLGISIIGLPVILILLFIKGLVIGFTVGFLVNQMGWDGFILSFVSVLPQNLIIIPIFIITATLSVSFSLKMIRRQFLKKISPPVMPLFGRYVLAFFLAVVLISAAAGIEAYISPVLMKAIVSSGK